The following proteins are co-located in the Nonlabens ponticola genome:
- a CDS encoding ABC transporter ATP-binding protein, protein MIKAQHIYKSYGDLEVLKDVDLDIKQGEIVSVVGTSGAGKTTLLHILGTLEPADKRKETSLIIDNTDVTKLSKKQLSNFRNQSLGFIFQFHQLLPEFTALENVCIPAFIKGTSKEKAEKRAKELLTYLKLSDRMNNKPGALSGGEQQRVAVARALINNPKVILADEPTGNLDSNTAQDLHELIIDLRKKFNQTFVIVTHNHELASLADRTLTMRDGKFVEQL, encoded by the coding sequence ATGATAAAGGCGCAACATATTTACAAGTCGTACGGTGATCTCGAGGTACTCAAGGATGTAGATCTCGATATTAAACAAGGTGAGATTGTAAGTGTGGTAGGTACTTCTGGCGCTGGTAAAACAACCTTATTACATATTCTAGGTACTCTAGAACCGGCTGATAAGCGTAAGGAGACCTCACTAATCATTGATAATACAGACGTAACAAAACTGAGCAAAAAGCAATTGAGCAACTTTAGGAATCAATCACTAGGTTTCATCTTTCAATTTCACCAACTATTACCTGAATTTACCGCTTTAGAGAATGTTTGTATTCCAGCATTCATCAAAGGAACCAGCAAGGAAAAAGCAGAAAAGCGTGCCAAAGAACTACTTACATACCTTAAGCTATCAGACCGCATGAATAATAAGCCAGGTGCATTATCTGGTGGTGAGCAACAACGTGTGGCAGTGGCGAGAGCGTTGATTAACAATCCTAAGGTTATCCTAGCCGATGAGCCTACTGGAAATCTAGATAGTAATACCGCGCAAGATCTTCATGAGCTTATCATAGACTTGCGAAAAAAATTCAATCAGACTTTTGTGATCGTCACACATAATCATGAGCTCGCTAGCCTCGCAGACCGCACGCTCACCATGCGCGATGGTAAATTTGTAGAACAACTGTAG
- a CDS encoding NAD(P)-dependent oxidoreductase: MSKKVLANDGVSQSGVEKLEEAGYEVITTNVAQDQLKDYINKHEIDVLLVRSATTVRQELIDACPSLKIIGRGGVGMDNIDVAYAREKGLKVINTPAASSASVAELVFAHLYGGVRFLYDANRSMPLEGDSNFKGLKKAYAKGVELRGKTIGIIGIGRIGQEVAKIAAGVGMNIIAHDSYADGAPTVSWKLFDGQEISVQIPLVGKDELLKQADFITLHVPAQDDYVLGADEFKAMKKGAAVVNAARGGVLDEVALVAALENEHLSFAALDVFEKEPQPEITLMMNSKLSLTPHIGAATNEAQDRIGVELADQIIAELG; this comes from the coding sequence ATGAGTAAAAAAGTATTAGCAAATGACGGCGTATCACAAAGTGGCGTTGAAAAACTAGAGGAAGCTGGATATGAGGTGATCACGACAAACGTGGCTCAAGATCAGCTAAAGGATTATATCAATAAGCATGAAATTGATGTATTGCTGGTGCGATCTGCGACCACCGTGCGTCAAGAATTAATTGACGCCTGCCCTAGCCTAAAGATTATAGGTCGTGGTGGCGTTGGTATGGATAATATTGATGTGGCTTATGCTCGTGAGAAAGGTCTTAAGGTCATCAACACGCCAGCAGCCAGCAGCGCTAGTGTGGCCGAGCTGGTTTTTGCACACCTTTATGGTGGTGTACGATTCTTGTATGATGCCAATCGCAGCATGCCGCTAGAAGGCGATAGCAATTTCAAAGGTTTGAAGAAAGCCTATGCTAAAGGCGTTGAGCTGCGCGGTAAAACTATAGGTATCATAGGAATAGGCCGTATAGGTCAAGAAGTGGCTAAAATTGCCGCTGGAGTAGGAATGAACATAATCGCTCACGACAGCTATGCAGATGGCGCACCTACAGTTTCGTGGAAACTTTTTGATGGTCAGGAAATAAGCGTTCAAATACCACTAGTTGGTAAAGATGAGCTACTCAAACAAGCTGACTTTATCACGTTGCATGTTCCTGCGCAAGATGATTATGTGTTAGGTGCTGACGAATTCAAAGCCATGAAAAAAGGTGCCGCTGTAGTCAATGCTGCACGTGGTGGTGTTCTTGATGAGGTTGCACTTGTTGCAGCGTTAGAAAATGAGCACTTGAGCTTTGCTGCGCTGGATGTTTTTGAAAAAGAACCACAACCAGAAATCACCTTGATGATGAATAGCAAGTTGTCGCTCACGCCGCACATTGGCGCAGCTACCAACGAGGCACAAGATCGCATAGGCGTCGAGCTGGCAGATCAAATCATTGCAGAATTAGGATAA
- a CDS encoding serine hydrolase domain-containing protein: MLRHTGLLITLFTILCVQQTCQGQSRKLKNVREQFLKEAEVQKVPSIDAIIWSPKDSLAIDYHNPDVLNIHEYGLGSTTKMLSAIVVMDLIERDSIDLEIPINYYLREQGREAWQGIKVKQLLNHTSGIVDYTRNPDWIKMVTAQQSPRTTQERLALVIDSLSQPQGIFHYSNTNYVLLELLIETITGDNYSIVFNDFFKQRDLDGIYLPTSIDSTQTFFAQDLTAVSNVTNTQEYYGYAGDARASPRDLLDLFKKLFIDHSILKPETLQLMQSWITMGTMTIQMDNAGIQNYGYGFMKLDFGDTQLLGHSGGTLKYQSFAFIDPATQTVIVAMTNASGAHYNNAFVQHLIPILLTAID, from the coding sequence ATGCTGCGACACACTGGATTACTTATCACTTTATTCACGATACTATGTGTCCAACAAACCTGTCAAGGACAATCCAGAAAGCTTAAGAATGTTAGAGAACAGTTTTTAAAAGAAGCCGAAGTTCAAAAAGTCCCATCGATAGACGCGATAATCTGGTCACCAAAAGACTCGCTTGCCATTGATTACCATAATCCTGATGTACTTAATATTCATGAATATGGTTTAGGAAGCACCACCAAGATGCTAAGCGCTATCGTAGTCATGGACCTAATTGAAAGGGACTCGATAGATCTAGAGATACCTATTAATTACTATTTGCGTGAGCAGGGTCGTGAGGCATGGCAAGGCATTAAGGTCAAGCAACTCCTGAACCATACTAGTGGTATCGTTGATTACACGCGCAACCCAGATTGGATCAAGATGGTCACGGCACAGCAATCACCACGAACTACACAAGAGCGATTAGCTTTGGTAATTGATAGTTTGTCACAGCCACAAGGAATATTTCACTACAGCAATACCAATTATGTTTTGCTGGAACTTTTGATCGAAACAATTACCGGCGATAATTATTCCATTGTCTTTAATGATTTCTTTAAGCAACGTGATCTAGACGGTATATATTTACCTACAAGCATAGACTCGACACAGACCTTTTTTGCTCAAGATTTAACAGCGGTGAGCAATGTAACAAACACACAGGAGTATTACGGCTATGCAGGCGATGCGAGAGCCAGTCCGCGCGATCTGCTAGACCTATTCAAAAAACTTTTCATTGACCACAGCATACTCAAACCAGAAACGCTGCAACTCATGCAATCCTGGATCACGATGGGAACTATGACGATTCAAATGGATAATGCTGGCATACAAAATTATGGCTACGGCTTCATGAAATTAGACTTTGGAGACACTCAATTGCTGGGTCACAGTGGTGGCACCTTAAAATATCAATCCTTTGCCTTTATCGATCCTGCAACGCAAACCGTGATCGTTGCGATGACTAATGCCAGCGGCGCTCATTACAACAACGCATTTGTGCAGCATCTCATTCCCATACTGTTGACAGCAATAGATTAG
- a CDS encoding TIGR02757 family protein has protein sequence MKKAELKEFLDEKVLIYNNPDFIPHDPIQIPHQFSSPDDIEISGFLIATIAWGNRKSIINNGNKLMQLMDHAPADFIRNFERQDLERFDGFVHRTFNADDARTFMLALQDIEREDDGLESAFAKAYKLSSNLQEGISKFKQRFFNIEHLPRTQKHVSDPMKNSSAKRINMFLRWMVRKDNAGVDFGIWNSIPASALSLPLDVHTGNISRKLKLLKRKQNDGKAVAELDSALRKLDPEDPVKYDFALFGLGAFKDL, from the coding sequence GTGAAAAAGGCTGAGCTCAAGGAATTTTTAGATGAGAAAGTGCTCATTTACAATAATCCAGACTTCATACCGCACGACCCTATCCAGATACCGCATCAATTCTCATCGCCCGATGACATTGAAATTTCTGGTTTCTTGATCGCCACCATCGCTTGGGGCAACAGGAAATCCATTATCAATAATGGTAACAAACTCATGCAGTTGATGGATCACGCACCTGCAGATTTTATTCGCAATTTTGAGCGTCAGGATTTAGAACGTTTTGACGGTTTTGTCCATCGCACGTTCAATGCAGACGATGCTAGAACCTTTATGCTAGCGTTACAGGACATTGAGCGTGAAGATGATGGACTCGAGTCAGCTTTCGCGAAAGCTTACAAATTATCCAGCAACCTGCAAGAAGGAATTTCAAAGTTTAAACAACGATTCTTCAACATAGAGCATTTACCGCGCACCCAAAAACACGTGAGCGACCCGATGAAAAACAGCAGTGCCAAAAGAATAAATATGTTCCTGCGCTGGATGGTCAGGAAAGATAATGCTGGAGTAGATTTTGGGATATGGAATTCTATTCCTGCCAGCGCTTTATCGTTGCCACTCGACGTACACACGGGTAATATTTCTCGAAAATTAAAACTGCTTAAACGCAAACAAAACGACGGTAAGGCAGTCGCAGAGCTAGATAGCGCATTGCGCAAGCTGGATCCAGAAGATCCTGTGAAATATGATTTTGCGCTTTTTGGCCTAGGTGCATTTAAAGATTTGTAG
- a CDS encoding RDD family protein produces the protein MSYQYASLPDRIKAAIIDGIILIIAMYLTTDILSRFDHVSDFVRITIFVILFFLYDPLMVSIFGGTLGHLLSDISVKKHQDETTNINFIKSIVRFFLKITLGWLSLLTVTGNERKQAIHDLAVGSVVLRDV, from the coding sequence ATGTCTTACCAGTATGCTTCACTACCAGACCGGATCAAAGCAGCCATCATTGACGGTATCATTCTAATCATCGCCATGTATCTGACCACTGATATCTTGAGTAGGTTCGACCACGTTTCAGACTTTGTCAGGATCACGATTTTTGTTATTCTATTTTTTCTTTATGATCCATTAATGGTTTCAATCTTTGGAGGAACCTTAGGTCACTTACTAAGTGATATATCAGTTAAAAAACATCAGGATGAAACTACTAATATCAATTTTATAAAGTCAATAGTTCGTTTTTTTCTCAAGATCACTCTAGGCTGGTTGTCATTACTTACCGTTACTGGCAATGAAAGAAAACAAGCTATTCACGATCTAGCCGTTGGATCTGTAGTGTTAAGAGATGTTTAG
- the folE gene encoding GTP cyclohydrolase I FolE: protein MPYRMFEEYNIEVTDDIKDKYKSVITDLGEDVEREGLLKTPERAAKAMQFLTSGYDQDPAAVLKGAMFAEDYKDMVIIKDIELYSLCEHHMLPFFGKAHIAYIPNGHIVGLSKIPRIVDIFARRLQVQERLTHDILECIHNTLQPQGVAVVIEASHMCMMMRGVQKQNSSTTTSGFRGQFEKVETRTEFLKLIASDLH from the coding sequence ATGCCTTATAGAATGTTTGAAGAGTATAATATCGAGGTCACAGACGATATAAAGGATAAATACAAAAGCGTTATTACAGATCTAGGTGAAGATGTAGAACGTGAAGGCCTACTCAAAACACCAGAGCGTGCCGCCAAAGCAATGCAGTTCCTAACATCAGGATATGATCAGGATCCAGCAGCTGTGCTCAAGGGAGCCATGTTTGCCGAGGATTATAAGGATATGGTTATTATCAAGGATATTGAATTGTACTCGCTTTGCGAGCATCACATGCTACCGTTTTTTGGTAAAGCGCACATCGCTTACATTCCTAACGGTCATATTGTGGGATTATCTAAGATTCCTCGTATCGTAGATATTTTTGCACGACGCTTGCAGGTACAAGAACGTTTAACGCACGATATTCTAGAGTGTATTCATAATACATTGCAACCTCAAGGTGTTGCTGTGGTGATAGAAGCTTCACACATGTGTATGATGATGCGCGGTGTACAAAAGCAAAACAGCTCTACCACTACCAGCGGTTTCCGCGGGCAATTTGAAAAAGTAGAGACTCGTACTGAGTTCCTAAAGCTAATCGCAAGCGACCTGCACTAA
- a CDS encoding DUF5916 domain-containing protein has translation MFKYSLIVLLIFMCSAFAKAQSPQSTQQIKRKTYKATRVDDAPTIDGKPFEEFWDAIPRGGNFVMVEPTNGQPERDTHRTEFKIAYDDNALYVAGYLYDSDPSQIFRQFSQRDEIFAQADLFGFFVNTYNNQINQTRFFATSANALGDAVSENGREDFSFNVVFQSETSIDEQGWFVEMRIPYRTLRFTETPVQDWSFQIFRRIRHLNEDYSYNYIDITQGNSSQYDALLTGVENINPPLRLNLYPFASVVYDTFEGESTTDFAAGMDLKYGINDAFTLDATLIPDFSQVAFDQVQLNLGPFEQLFGENRAFFAEGTDLFQKGDIFFSRRIGQTPSGFRNIDRFEDEDIIDNPDKSQLLNAVKVTGRNRNGLGIGFLNAITSKTEATLFNNVTEESRKVTTEPLTNYNVLVLDQQYGSNSSISYVNASTWRSGNFTDANVTAIVSNHNDKELRNNYRGEFKVSNRFTPDGGVVGFSTEARWRQTSGNWRGRVDHFFQDKNWDPNDLGRNFRNNFHQVNGEIQFNQFTPVGAFNSYSIELRGSHRRSADPDFHIRSNARVAARFRTRERNSFGADVGASTRNLNRFESRIDGLNVRYAPNVNSGAFISTDYRKKFAIDIRAGYFELFGDPEVGYNYNIAPRYRFSDKFILIYRFDWGKNDQRISYVTLTDDGETSILSRRDTHTVENSVSGTFNFDNRRALSLSFRNFWSRAKFSRDFEELQSDGRTIPSDFELEEGDNPDANFNVWNLDLAYRWRFAPGSEATLLYRNNIFNFDNQGRIAFEDSLSDLFDQSIRHNLSLRVSYFFDVNRAVNWFKSA, from the coding sequence ATGTTTAAATATTCTTTGATTGTTTTATTGATTTTTATGTGTTCCGCTTTCGCGAAAGCGCAATCACCACAGTCTACTCAACAAATCAAGAGAAAAACCTACAAGGCAACAAGAGTCGATGACGCGCCTACCATCGACGGTAAGCCCTTTGAAGAATTTTGGGATGCTATACCGCGAGGTGGGAATTTTGTTATGGTGGAGCCTACAAACGGCCAGCCAGAACGAGACACGCACCGCACGGAATTTAAGATCGCATACGACGATAATGCGTTGTACGTCGCTGGTTACCTGTACGATAGCGATCCTTCACAAATATTTAGACAGTTCTCACAGCGTGATGAGATTTTTGCCCAAGCAGACCTATTCGGTTTCTTTGTCAATACTTATAACAATCAGATCAACCAAACCCGATTTTTTGCCACTAGCGCCAATGCATTGGGTGATGCCGTTTCAGAAAACGGTCGTGAGGATTTTAGCTTCAACGTGGTATTTCAATCAGAGACGTCCATCGATGAGCAAGGATGGTTTGTTGAAATGCGCATACCGTATAGAACCTTGCGATTTACAGAAACGCCGGTCCAGGATTGGAGTTTCCAGATATTCCGCAGGATCAGGCACCTCAATGAAGACTATTCTTATAATTATATAGATATTACACAAGGTAACAGCTCGCAGTATGACGCGCTACTTACGGGTGTAGAAAACATCAATCCACCACTGCGATTGAATCTTTATCCTTTTGCATCGGTAGTATATGACACTTTTGAGGGTGAGTCTACGACAGACTTTGCTGCTGGTATGGACTTGAAATATGGTATCAACGACGCCTTCACACTAGATGCTACTTTGATTCCAGATTTTAGCCAGGTTGCATTTGATCAGGTACAATTAAACTTAGGTCCTTTTGAACAGCTCTTTGGAGAAAATCGAGCCTTCTTTGCAGAAGGTACTGACCTTTTTCAAAAAGGTGATATCTTCTTCTCACGTCGCATAGGTCAGACGCCATCTGGTTTTAGAAACATAGATCGTTTTGAAGATGAAGATATCATTGATAATCCAGACAAGAGCCAGCTGCTCAACGCGGTAAAAGTTACTGGTCGCAATCGCAATGGTCTAGGAATAGGTTTTTTAAATGCCATCACCAGTAAAACTGAGGCAACACTCTTCAATAACGTTACCGAGGAATCAAGAAAGGTAACGACGGAGCCTTTGACTAATTACAATGTCCTAGTCCTGGATCAACAATACGGCAGCAACAGCTCAATATCCTATGTTAATGCAAGCACTTGGCGCAGCGGTAATTTTACTGATGCAAATGTTACTGCTATAGTTTCTAATCACAATGACAAGGAACTCAGAAATAATTACCGTGGAGAGTTTAAAGTAAGTAATCGATTTACACCTGATGGTGGCGTAGTTGGCTTCAGCACTGAGGCTCGATGGAGACAGACAAGCGGTAACTGGCGTGGTAGAGTGGATCATTTTTTCCAGGATAAAAACTGGGATCCTAATGATCTGGGTAGAAACTTTAGAAATAACTTTCATCAAGTAAATGGTGAGATACAATTCAATCAATTTACACCAGTTGGCGCATTCAATAGTTACAGCATCGAGCTGCGCGGCAGCCACAGACGATCTGCAGATCCTGATTTTCACATACGTAGTAATGCTAGAGTTGCAGCGAGATTCCGCACCAGAGAACGCAATTCATTTGGTGCAGACGTTGGCGCCAGCACGCGCAATTTGAATAGGTTTGAATCAAGAATTGATGGACTCAATGTGAGATATGCTCCTAATGTAAATTCTGGAGCGTTTATCTCTACAGACTACCGCAAGAAATTTGCGATTGATATACGTGCTGGATACTTTGAACTATTTGGAGATCCAGAAGTTGGTTACAATTACAACATTGCTCCTAGATATCGATTCTCTGATAAATTTATCTTGATCTATAGATTTGATTGGGGTAAAAACGATCAACGCATTAGTTATGTGACGCTTACTGATGATGGTGAAACTTCAATCTTGAGTAGACGCGACACGCATACAGTAGAAAATAGTGTATCTGGGACATTCAATTTTGATAACAGGCGAGCATTGAGTTTATCTTTTAGAAATTTCTGGTCTAGAGCTAAATTCTCTAGAGATTTTGAGGAATTGCAAAGCGATGGACGTACCATACCATCAGACTTTGAACTAGAAGAAGGTGACAATCCCGATGCTAACTTTAATGTATGGAACCTTGATCTTGCCTACCGTTGGCGATTTGCACCTGGTAGCGAGGCAACACTACTGTACCGTAATAATATTTTCAATTTTGACAATCAGGGACGCATAGCATTTGAAGATAGTTTGTCAGATCTGTTTGATCAATCTATTCGTCATAATCTATCACTGCGTGTGAGTTACTTCTTTGATGTAAACCGCGCAGTCAATTGGTTTAAATCTGCTTAA
- a CDS encoding STAS/SEC14 domain-containing protein — translation MIKRTSIGNENILSVKVIEDLNNDDMDWLTTLIDKKANDDKVQNILLYIEFEDFADMSIENMIKYFKLFISKGHNLMQRVSRAAAITDDTMLANKLALEFSLLPSTKFKSYKPEHKENALQWLRGDELVEPV, via the coding sequence ATGATCAAACGTACTTCAATAGGAAACGAGAATATTTTATCTGTAAAGGTTATTGAAGATCTTAATAACGATGACATGGACTGGTTGACTACCTTGATTGATAAAAAAGCAAATGATGATAAGGTGCAAAATATATTACTCTATATCGAGTTTGAGGATTTTGCCGATATGTCTATTGAAAACATGATTAAATATTTCAAACTTTTTATAAGTAAGGGACATAATTTAATGCAACGAGTTAGCCGCGCCGCCGCTATTACAGATGATACCATGTTAGCAAATAAATTGGCATTAGAATTTAGTTTATTACCTAGTACCAAATTCAAAAGCTATAAGCCAGAACACAAAGAAAATGCCTTGCAATGGCTCCGCGGTGATGAGCTTGTAGAACCAGTATAG
- the msrA gene encoding peptide-methionine (S)-S-oxide reductase MsrA, translated as MQAILAGGCFWCTEAVFQRVKGVSDVEPGFCGGFIKNPPYREVVQGRTGHAEAILITYDPDVVTYRQLLQVFMATHDPTTLNRQGYDVGTHYRSAILYMNEEQEKIAREYVQSLEDSNAFKDPIVTEIAPATEFYHAEAYHKDYYNNNRQQGYCTAIIDPKISKLMKHHADLAK; from the coding sequence ATGCAGGCGATATTGGCAGGTGGTTGTTTCTGGTGTACTGAGGCGGTTTTTCAGCGAGTGAAAGGTGTAAGCGATGTGGAGCCAGGTTTTTGCGGTGGTTTTATAAAGAATCCACCGTATCGTGAAGTAGTGCAAGGTCGCACTGGCCATGCAGAAGCCATCTTGATAACCTATGATCCAGATGTAGTAACCTATCGCCAATTGCTACAAGTATTTATGGCGACCCATGATCCTACCACGCTCAACAGGCAAGGATATGACGTGGGAACGCACTATCGCAGCGCAATTTTATATATGAATGAGGAGCAGGAAAAAATCGCACGAGAATATGTGCAATCGCTAGAAGATAGCAATGCGTTTAAAGATCCTATCGTGACCGAGATTGCTCCAGCTACTGAATTCTATCATGCAGAGGCGTATCATAAAGATTACTATAATAACAATCGCCAGCAAGGCTATTGCACGGCGATTATTGATCCTAAAATCAGCAAGTTGATGAAACATCACGCTGATCTGGCTAAATAG
- a CDS encoding DUF937 domain-containing protein, which yields MASILDLLQTDLGQTLIQGASKKTNTTPDKTANVLSQAMPLILGAMQRNARTPQGAQSLNNALSNPKHNGGVLDILGGLFGDGPGTPDDLVNEGSGILGHVLGQKQPQVESAISTSSGVDAQSVGQILKIAAPIIMGLLGKQKQEQQVNDNGIGDLLGSVLGQSGSQDQSFISTLLDADGDGSMIDDVAGMVLGGDKKKSGLGGMLGGLFGK from the coding sequence ATGGCTTCTATACTCGATTTATTACAAACAGACCTGGGACAAACTTTGATTCAAGGAGCGTCCAAAAAAACCAATACCACACCAGACAAAACAGCTAATGTTTTATCACAGGCAATGCCCTTGATTCTAGGAGCCATGCAGCGCAATGCGAGAACACCACAAGGTGCGCAATCGCTTAACAACGCCTTGAGCAATCCCAAACACAATGGTGGCGTGCTAGATATATTGGGCGGCCTTTTTGGCGACGGTCCTGGTACTCCAGATGATCTAGTGAATGAAGGGTCTGGGATTTTGGGACACGTTCTAGGACAAAAACAACCGCAGGTAGAAAGTGCTATATCAACATCAAGTGGCGTTGACGCACAATCAGTAGGACAAATTTTAAAGATCGCGGCGCCTATTATCATGGGATTACTGGGTAAGCAAAAACAGGAGCAACAAGTTAATGATAACGGAATAGGTGATCTACTTGGTTCTGTTCTAGGACAATCTGGTTCACAAGATCAATCCTTTATCTCTACCCTACTCGATGCAGACGGTGATGGCAGCATGATCGATGATGTAGCTGGAATGGTGTTAGGCGGCGATAAGAAAAAATCAGGTCTAGGCGGTATGCTGGGTGGCCTTTTTGGAAAATAA
- a CDS encoding DUF6787 family protein, with translation MQKIKENWEITESWQFIYIFLGVVALLACGFYVAFKLLPSTFEDVTYEYLFVGAVTLVLAYIFYRISLWLFEKLKPRWAVEYRWELIAIFIVFAITGSASARLSGPVLEWIGLDRETTNAWIFWPLRLLIIFPFYQVLLVVMGWIFGQFDFFWAFEKKMLARFGIKL, from the coding sequence ATGCAAAAGATTAAGGAAAACTGGGAAATAACCGAGAGCTGGCAATTTATCTACATTTTTCTAGGTGTTGTGGCATTACTTGCTTGTGGTTTTTATGTAGCGTTTAAACTACTGCCTAGCACGTTTGAAGATGTGACGTATGAGTATTTGTTTGTCGGCGCTGTAACGTTGGTATTGGCTTACATATTTTATAGGATTAGCCTTTGGCTCTTTGAAAAGCTAAAACCACGTTGGGCTGTTGAATATCGATGGGAATTGATTGCCATATTTATTGTTTTTGCTATTACCGGTTCAGCATCTGCTAGATTATCTGGACCTGTGCTTGAATGGATAGGATTAGATCGAGAAACCACTAATGCCTGGATATTTTGGCCGTTGCGCCTACTGATTATCTTTCCTTTTTATCAAGTGTTACTCGTAGTTATGGGCTGGATCTTCGGTCAGTTTGATTTTTTCTGGGCTTTTGAGAAGAAGATGTTAGCAAGGTTTGGTATTAAGCTTTAA